A single window of Bombyx mori chromosome 17, ASM3026992v2 DNA harbors:
- the LOC693027 gene encoding trehalase precursor (The RefSeq protein has 4 substitutions compared to this genomic sequence), whose amino-acid sequence MRLFLLLVGLTTVIADDLPPTCIRPVYCNSTLLHYVQMARLYPDSKTFVDFQMRKDENATLSAFQELLDRTNHNPTKEDLQEFVVDFFDETSELEEWKPDDHKENPPFLAKIRDQGFREFAKALNDIWPTLARRVKPSVLEKPEQSSLVPMTHGFIVPGGRFKEIYYWDAYWIIEGLLITDMTETAKGMIENLIELLYKFGHIPNGSRWYYQERSQPPLLAAMIKLYYEKTKDIEFIRKYISALEKELEYWLDTHLIAFNKDDRVYTLLRYYIPSAGPRPESYYEDYELAQKLDKNTDPNDIYADLKSAAESGWDFSTRWFISESGDNSGNLTNLNTKNVIPVDLNAIFAGALQITANFQAILKNPRRAAHWGYMAEQWRSSIEQALWDEEDGVWHDYDILNNKPRRYFYTSNLAPLWMNAVEKPFLAKHGARVLEYLHESQALEYPGGVPVSLVNSGEQWDFPNAWPPEVSIVVTAIQNIGSEESSKLAKELAQVWVRACKSGFTEKKQMFEKYDALNAGKYGGGGEYTVQDGFGWSNGVVLEFLDRYGAVLTSVDSVDASANNGQSNEESETDSKEK is encoded by the coding sequence ATGAGGTTGTTTCTACTACTGGTGGGATTGACGACGGTAATCGCGGATGACCTACCGCCGACTTGCATCAGACCAGTTTACTGCAACAGTACGCTGCTTCATTACGTTCAAATGGCCAGACTCTACCCCGATTCTAAAACTTTCGTCGATTTTCAAATGCGTAAAGACGAGAACGCAACACTGTCCGCCTTCCAAGAGCTGTTGGACCGCACGAATCATAATCCAACGAAAGAAGACCTGCAGGAATTTGTCGTTGACTTTTTTGATGAAACCAGCGAACTTGAAGAATGGAAACCGGATGACCATAAAGAAAACCCGCCTTTCCTCGCCAAAATTCGTGATGAAGGTTTCCGGGAATTCGCTAAAGCTTTAAATGATATTTGGCCAACTTTAGCCAGACGCGTTAAGCCCTCGGTCCTTGAAAAACCCGAACAATCGAGTCTCGTGCCTATGACACATGGCTTCATCGTTCCTGGAGGTCGATTTAAAGAAATCTACTATTGGGACGCATATTGGATTATCGAAGGTCTTCTAATCACTGACATGACCGAAACTGCAAAAGGAATGATCGAAAACCTAATCGAGCTTCTGTATAAATTTGGCCACATTCCCAATGGAAGCAGATGGTATTACCAAGAACGTAGCCAGCCTCCTTTATTGGCGGCCATGATAAAGCTTTATTACGAAAAGACTAAGGACATCGAATTCATCAGAAAGTATATTAGTGCTTTAGAAAAGGAATTAGAATATTGGCTGGACACTCATCTTATCGCTTTCAACAAGAACGACAGAGTTTACACTCTCCTGAGGTATTATATTCCAAGCGCTGGTCCTCGACCGGAGTCCTATTACGAAGATTACGAATTGGCTCAGAAATTAAACAAGACTACTGATCCTAATGATATTTACGCCGATTTAAAAAGCGCCGCTGAGAGCGGGTGGGACTTTTCTACGCGCTGGTTTATTTCAGAAAGCGGCGACAACAGTGGTAATCTAACCAATTTAAACACAAAGAACGTTATCCCCGTAGACTTGAATGCTATTTTCGCCGGAGCGTTACAGATTACGGCGAACTTCCAAGCTATATTAAAGAATCCTCGGAGAGCGGCTCACTGGGGCTACATGGCCGAACAATGGAGAAGTTCTATAGAGCAAGCGTTATGGGATGAAGAAGACGGAGTCTGGCACGACTACGACATATTGAATAATAAGCCACGTAGATATTTTTACACTAGCAACCTAGCTCccctgtggatgaacgcagtcgAAAAACCATTTCTAGCTAAGCATGGCGCTAGAGTCCTGGAGTACCTTCACGAATCGCAAGCGCTCGAGTACCCCGGAGGTGTCCCGGTGTCTCTAGTCAACAGTGGAGAACAATGGGACTTCCCTAACGCTTGGCCTCCAGAAGTCAGCATTGTCGTTACGGCTATCCAAAACATTGGTTCCGAGGAGAGTAGTAAATTGGCAAAAGAACTCGCCCAGGTCTGGGTGAGAGCTTGTAAATCAGGATTTACCGAAAAGAAACAGATGTTTGAGAAGTACGATGCGTTGAACGCTGGTAaatacggcggcggcggtgaaTACACGGTTCAAGATGGATTCGGATGGTCGAACGGCGTTGTCCTGGAGTTCTTAGATAGGTACGGAGCTGTACTGACTTCGGTGGACTCTGTAGATGCTAGTGCAAATAACGGTCAGTCAAACGAAGAATCTGAGACGGATTCTAAGGAAAAATAA